A single region of the Halorussus gelatinilyticus genome encodes:
- a CDS encoding 50S ribosomal protein L37e: protein MTGAGTPSQGKKNTTTHTKCRRCGEKSYHTKKKECSSCGFGKSKKRRDYEWQSKSGE, encoded by the coding sequence ATGACTGGTGCAGGTACCCCGAGCCAAGGGAAGAAGAACACCACGACCCACACGAAGTGCCGTCGGTGTGGCGAGAAGTCGTATCACACGAAAAAGAAGGAGTGTTCGAGTTGCGGCTTCGGTAAGTCGAAGAAGCGCCGCGACTACGAGTGGCAGAGCAAGTCCGGCGAGTAA
- a CDS encoding nuclear transport factor 2 family protein, translating to MNATETVEEYYESLRRGDSLSPYFAEREDVVKFGVSERLAGYEAVADGLREQTRTTDEWRVESRALRVIARETVARFTDDVAMSWTVTDESGPETRHSFETRWSGVLERDDVADDEKDRESGGTAGRWRFVQMHVSAPHEL from the coding sequence ATGAACGCGACCGAGACCGTCGAGGAATACTACGAGTCGCTTCGGCGCGGCGACTCCCTCTCGCCGTACTTCGCCGAGCGCGAGGACGTGGTGAAGTTCGGCGTCAGCGAGCGTCTCGCCGGCTACGAGGCGGTCGCCGACGGACTGCGCGAACAGACCCGAACGACCGACGAGTGGCGAGTCGAGAGCCGCGCCCTCCGGGTGATTGCTCGGGAAACCGTCGCCCGGTTCACCGACGACGTGGCGATGTCGTGGACCGTGACCGACGAGTCCGGCCCTGAAACTCGCCACTCCTTCGAGACGCGGTGGAGCGGCGTCCTCGAACGCGACGACGTGGCGGACGACGAGAAGGACCGCGAATCCGGGGGAACCGCCGGGCGCTGGCGATTCGTCCAGATGCACGTCAGCGCGCCCCACGAGCTCTAA
- a CDS encoding AAA domain-containing protein, producing the protein MNVRGEVAEVGEVRTVSTQYGERDLAEVTVREDDGHGGAAGKADHKTVTLWGKWTESADLLDVGMELLVTNVEEDEYRGETTYSTGKDSYVVVEPSFLVDVTDVRSWVQCPRMYYLNKLSGIPLAYPVVKGTIVHEVFGDLLRGRDLDESIDERVAEAGLELGLLGRERDEVAEEVRQNAAAIEGWLAQGALTEDTDEQSSSSDATWSHNDDWRSEQTLISERFGIKGRADALRRGMPVELKTGKNLKRDPRFQDKIQAACYALLLQEKGVPADTGTLLYTKNSALDRTEEDGDLSPAKEFTIGDGLLDFVVRTRNEIAAMEYEAVNSDASDRENPGVPTGYEADATCEYCFEQDTCMVVSGRLDQESKAGQIGTAIPEEERDYFDRIYRLIEEERRATHAEYAKLWEQTAAERADDDRALIDLDPTDRRQLDGGRWEMRAERAGAAVSKIREGDVVLASDGDPVNGHAELARVERLGDEIVVTADEPVELRRLDVYPSELSADRMLTALHDFLLKGDERRKDVLFDRANPEFADAHKTYIDNNEAQNDAVNLAVNAEDFALVHGPPGTGKTYTIARTIRAMVEQGEATDSPRTGGGETAGGGERVLLSAFTNRAVDNALEALREQGFEDIVRVGTESGVREDMQDLRLEQAGDPGERVAKLRDASVVAATTATCGSRIMREQSFDAALVDEASQLTEPNTLAAVNLADRFVLVGDHQQLPPVVRTENDLSTSLFERLIEQSPEAGVMLDRQYRMSQRIQAFSSREFYDGELRPATGEVAAQRLADLPHVAETEVSAELRGRGGVSFLDPDGRTEGNTNPIEAERVAEVVGEFVAAGLEPAEIGVIAPFRAQVAEIGRRVPDAVTVDTVDRFQGSSKEVVVVSFVATQDLDSPIFEDYRRVNVALSRAKKSLVLVGDEEALRTDDLYSRMVEWAR; encoded by the coding sequence GTGAACGTTCGGGGAGAAGTCGCGGAAGTCGGAGAGGTCCGTACGGTCAGCACGCAGTACGGCGAGCGCGACCTCGCGGAGGTGACGGTTCGCGAGGACGACGGCCACGGCGGGGCCGCGGGGAAGGCGGACCACAAGACGGTCACGCTGTGGGGCAAGTGGACCGAGAGCGCCGACCTCCTCGACGTCGGCATGGAATTGCTCGTCACCAACGTCGAGGAGGACGAGTACCGCGGCGAGACGACCTACTCGACGGGCAAGGACTCCTACGTCGTCGTGGAACCCTCGTTCCTCGTGGACGTGACCGACGTCCGGTCGTGGGTCCAGTGCCCACGGATGTACTACCTCAATAAACTCTCGGGCATCCCGCTGGCGTACCCGGTCGTCAAGGGGACCATCGTCCACGAGGTGTTCGGCGACCTGCTCCGGGGCAGGGACTTGGACGAGTCCATCGACGAGCGCGTCGCGGAGGCCGGGCTCGAACTCGGCTTGCTCGGCCGCGAGCGCGACGAGGTGGCCGAGGAGGTCCGCCAGAACGCCGCCGCGATAGAGGGGTGGCTCGCGCAGGGTGCCCTGACGGAAGACACCGATGAGCAAAGCTCATCGAGCGATGCGACGTGGTCGCATAATGACGACTGGCGGAGCGAGCAGACGCTCATCAGCGAGCGGTTCGGCATCAAGGGTCGGGCCGACGCGCTCCGCAGGGGGATGCCGGTCGAACTGAAGACCGGCAAGAACCTCAAGCGCGACCCCCGGTTTCAAGACAAGATTCAGGCGGCCTGCTACGCCCTACTCCTCCAGGAGAAGGGCGTGCCCGCCGACACCGGCACGCTGCTGTACACCAAGAACTCCGCGCTCGACCGGACCGAGGAAGACGGCGACCTCTCGCCGGCCAAGGAGTTCACCATCGGCGACGGTCTCCTCGATTTCGTCGTCCGCACGCGCAACGAAATCGCGGCGATGGAGTACGAAGCGGTCAACTCCGACGCGTCGGACCGGGAGAACCCCGGCGTCCCGACCGGCTACGAGGCCGACGCGACCTGCGAGTACTGCTTCGAGCAGGACACCTGCATGGTGGTCTCGGGCCGACTCGACCAGGAGTCGAAGGCCGGCCAAATCGGGACCGCGATTCCCGAGGAGGAGCGCGACTACTTCGACCGCATCTACCGACTAATCGAGGAGGAGCGCCGGGCGACCCACGCCGAGTACGCGAAACTCTGGGAGCAGACCGCCGCCGAGCGCGCCGACGACGACCGCGCGCTCATCGACCTCGACCCGACGGACCGGCGTCAACTCGACGGCGGCCGATGGGAGATGCGCGCCGAGCGCGCGGGGGCCGCGGTGTCGAAAATCCGGGAGGGCGACGTGGTGCTGGCCAGCGACGGCGACCCGGTGAACGGTCACGCCGAGCTGGCCAGAGTCGAACGGTTGGGCGACGAAATCGTCGTCACGGCCGACGAACCGGTCGAGTTGCGGCGACTCGACGTCTACCCCTCCGAACTCTCGGCCGACCGAATGCTGACCGCTCTGCACGATTTCCTGCTGAAGGGCGACGAGCGACGGAAGGACGTGCTGTTCGACCGGGCGAACCCCGAGTTCGCGGACGCCCACAAGACGTACATCGACAACAACGAAGCGCAGAACGACGCGGTGAACCTCGCGGTGAACGCCGAGGACTTCGCGCTGGTCCACGGGCCGCCCGGCACGGGCAAGACCTACACCATCGCGAGGACGATTCGCGCGATGGTCGAGCAGGGCGAGGCGACGGACTCGCCTCGAACCGGAGGCGGTGAAACCGCCGGAGGGGGCGAGCGCGTCCTCCTCTCCGCCTTCACGAACCGCGCGGTGGACAACGCGCTCGAAGCCCTCCGCGAACAGGGCTTCGAGGACATCGTGCGCGTCGGCACCGAGAGCGGCGTCCGCGAGGACATGCAGGACCTGCGACTGGAGCAGGCGGGCGACCCCGGCGAGCGCGTCGCGAAACTGCGCGACGCGAGCGTCGTCGCGGCCACGACCGCGACCTGCGGCTCTCGAATCATGCGCGAACAGTCGTTCGACGCGGCGCTGGTGGACGAGGCGTCCCAACTCACCGAACCCAACACGCTCGCGGCGGTGAACCTCGCCGACCGGTTCGTGCTGGTCGGCGACCACCAGCAGTTGCCGCCCGTCGTCCGAACCGAAAACGACCTCTCGACCTCGCTGTTCGAGCGCCTCATCGAACAGTCGCCCGAGGCGGGCGTGATGCTCGACCGCCAGTACCGGATGAGCCAGCGGATTCAGGCGTTCTCCTCCCGCGAGTTCTACGACGGCGAGTTGCGCCCTGCGACGGGCGAGGTGGCCGCCCAGCGCCTCGCGGACCTGCCGCACGTCGCCGAGACGGAGGTGTCCGCAGAACTGCGCGGGCGCGGGGGCGTCTCGTTCCTGGACCCGGACGGCCGTACCGAGGGCAACACCAACCCAATCGAGGCCGAGCGCGTGGCCGAGGTCGTCGGCGAGTTCGTCGCGGCGGGGCTCGAACCGGCCGAAATCGGCGTCATCGCGCCGTTCCGCGCGCAGGTTGCAGAAATCGGTCGCCGGGTCCCCGACGCGGTGACGGTGGACACGGTGGACCGGTTTCAGGGCTCGAGCAAAGAGGTCGTCGTCGTCTCGTTCGTCGCCACGCAGGACCTCGACAGCCCCATCTTCGAGGACTACCGCCGGGTGAACGTGGCGTTATCGCGCGCCAAGAAGTCGCTCGTGCTGGTCGGCGACGAGGAGGCCCTGCGAACTGACGACCTCTACTCGCGGATGGTCGAGTGGGCGCGGTGA
- a CDS encoding cob(I)yrinic acid a,c-diamide adenosyltransferase, with amino-acid sequence MKIYTGRGDEGQTDLRDMSRVSKASPRIEAYGTVDEVNALVGRVRPTGHDDVDDQLREIQNHLHVVQADFANPDPDEEDPAVREEHVEQLEEWMDGYDEELEPLQSFILPGGGDSGARLHHARTVCRRAERRAVALEADEDVNDTAVTYLNRLSDALFVLGRVVNQREDEPEESPTY; translated from the coding sequence ATGAAAATCTACACCGGTCGCGGTGACGAGGGCCAGACCGACCTCCGGGACATGTCGCGGGTCTCGAAGGCAAGTCCGCGCATCGAAGCCTACGGCACGGTGGACGAGGTGAACGCGCTCGTCGGTCGCGTCCGACCGACGGGCCACGACGACGTGGACGACCAGTTGCGCGAGATACAGAACCACCTCCACGTCGTGCAGGCCGACTTCGCCAACCCCGACCCGGACGAGGAGGACCCGGCCGTCCGCGAGGAGCACGTCGAGCAGTTAGAGGAGTGGATGGACGGCTACGACGAGGAACTCGAACCCCTCCAGTCGTTCATCCTCCCCGGCGGCGGCGATTCGGGCGCGCGGCTCCACCACGCCCGGACGGTCTGTCGCCGCGCGGAGCGCCGCGCCGTCGCGCTGGAAGCCGACGAGGACGTCAACGACACCGCGGTCACCTATCTCAATCGGCTCTCGGACGCGCTGTTCGTGCTCGGCCGCGTGGTCAACCAGCGCGAGGACGAACCCGAGGAGTCGCCGACGTACTGA
- a CDS encoding DUF7501 family protein, whose protein sequence is MSTTPTWNDPNDCPFCGSELRNPGAGFIDHIHDNPDCEDGFETWRSNVNDDICAGWSG, encoded by the coding sequence ATGTCAACGACACCGACGTGGAACGACCCGAACGACTGCCCCTTCTGCGGCAGTGAACTCCGGAACCCCGGCGCGGGCTTCATCGACCACATCCACGATAACCCCGACTGCGAGGACGGCTTCGAGACGTGGCGGAGCAACGTCAACGACGATATCTGCGCCGGCTGGTCCGGATAG
- the gcvH gene encoding glycine cleavage system protein GcvH has translation MSFEVPDDRKYLESHEWVDDAEDTARVGISDFAQDELGDVVFVELPDEGDELAAGDEFGVVESIKAVSDLYSPVNGTVTAVNDALADQPELVNEDPFGDGWMLEVELADDSGLDDLLTADEYREQIE, from the coding sequence ATGAGCTTCGAAGTTCCCGACGACCGGAAGTATCTGGAATCGCACGAGTGGGTAGACGACGCCGAGGACACCGCACGGGTCGGCATCTCCGACTTCGCGCAGGACGAACTCGGCGACGTGGTGTTCGTCGAGTTGCCCGACGAGGGCGACGAACTCGCCGCGGGCGACGAGTTCGGCGTGGTGGAGTCCATCAAGGCGGTCTCGGACCTCTACTCGCCGGTCAACGGCACCGTCACCGCGGTCAACGACGCGCTGGCCGACCAGCCCGAACTCGTCAACGAGGACCCCTTTGGCGACGGCTGGATGCTGGAAGTCGAGTTGGCCGACGACAGCGGGTTGGACGACCTGCTGACCGCCGACGAGTACCGCGAGCAGATAGAGTAG
- a CDS encoding LSM domain-containing protein, translating to MSGRPLDVLEASLQEEVTVRLKGGEEYEGILTGYDQHMNLVLEDTEEEDTTIIRGDNLVSINP from the coding sequence ATGAGTGGACGACCGCTCGACGTACTGGAAGCCTCCCTGCAAGAGGAGGTTACGGTGCGATTGAAAGGCGGCGAGGAGTACGAGGGCATCCTGACCGGGTACGACCAACACATGAATCTAGTGCTGGAAGACACCGAGGAGGAAGACACAACCATTATACGCGGCGATAACCTCGTTTCGATTAACCCATGA
- a CDS encoding DUF7838 family putative zinc beta-ribbon protein: MAQELDHDCPQCGTERTFYRTASTTLHLGEKTKWGCPECDFRFVRIDGDIDSAQA, encoded by the coding sequence ATGGCTCAGGAACTCGACCACGACTGTCCCCAGTGTGGCACCGAGCGGACGTTCTACCGCACCGCGAGTACGACTCTCCACCTCGGCGAGAAGACCAAGTGGGGCTGTCCGGAGTGTGACTTCCGGTTCGTCCGCATCGACGGCGACATCGACTCGGCCCAAGCCTGA
- a CDS encoding glutaredoxin family protein — protein MSVTLYALDGCPYCEKVHDALDDHDVEYDTEWVEALHSERNEVKRISGQRGVPVLVDDEQGVTMAESDKIVEYVERSLA, from the coding sequence ATGTCCGTAACGCTATACGCGCTCGACGGCTGTCCGTACTGCGAGAAGGTCCACGACGCGCTCGACGACCACGACGTCGAGTACGACACCGAGTGGGTCGAAGCATTGCACTCCGAGCGAAACGAGGTCAAGCGCATCAGCGGCCAGCGCGGCGTTCCGGTCCTCGTGGACGACGAGCAAGGCGTGACGATGGCCGAGAGCGACAAAATCGTGGAGTACGTCGAGCGGTCGCTGGCCTGA
- a CDS encoding Cdc6/Cdc18 family protein produces the protein MATDDDGERDPLFRYDEPIFADEDLLRISHLPGPNRIVGRDEHMQKVAEALNPAIFGQEPTHLFIFGKTGTGKSLISRSVSKRVENEAEHEGVNVRTAFIDCGEQTTEASVIKTIGRELNDPNETGIKVPQRGLGTGDYYDRLWQIIDTCSDVVIVILDEIDMLEDDEVLRKLSRAGENRRVTDSTIGIIGISNKIDFPDELNERVKSSFAHDELVFPPYDAHQLVDILQNRADAFRDGVLSDDAVPLTAALAAQEHGDARKAIDILRNAGRIATKQEDEVVTEEHVYAAKEKTEADRFAELIEGAPTQAKAILLALTLLTENKPRDQFPTQQIYRQYQTIASDLDMDPLSERRVQEILQEQDFLNVINSETKGRGRGRGVHTKHRLLEEPEIVKKVLNRDSRIADLGI, from the coding sequence ATGGCTACCGACGACGACGGCGAGAGGGACCCCCTGTTTCGCTACGACGAGCCGATATTCGCGGACGAGGATCTGTTGCGCATCTCTCACCTCCCCGGCCCGAACCGCATCGTAGGGCGCGACGAGCACATGCAGAAAGTCGCCGAGGCACTCAATCCCGCGATTTTCGGGCAGGAGCCGACCCACCTCTTCATCTTCGGTAAGACGGGGACCGGCAAGTCGCTCATCTCCCGGAGCGTCTCCAAGCGCGTCGAGAACGAGGCCGAACACGAGGGCGTGAACGTCCGCACCGCTTTCATCGACTGCGGCGAACAGACCACCGAGGCGTCGGTCATCAAGACCATCGGGCGCGAACTCAACGACCCGAACGAGACCGGCATCAAGGTTCCCCAGCGGGGTCTCGGCACCGGCGACTACTACGACCGACTCTGGCAGATAATCGACACCTGTAGCGACGTGGTCATCGTCATCCTCGACGAAATCGACATGCTGGAGGACGACGAAGTCCTCCGGAAACTCTCTCGCGCGGGCGAGAACCGCCGTGTCACCGACTCGACTATCGGCATCATCGGCATCTCGAACAAGATCGACTTCCCGGACGAACTCAACGAGCGCGTCAAGTCGAGTTTCGCCCACGACGAGTTGGTCTTCCCGCCCTACGACGCCCACCAACTCGTGGACATCCTCCAGAATCGCGCCGACGCGTTCCGCGACGGCGTCCTCTCGGACGACGCGGTTCCGCTCACCGCCGCACTCGCCGCCCAGGAACACGGCGACGCGCGGAAGGCCATCGACATCCTGCGAAACGCGGGCCGAATCGCCACCAAGCAGGAGGACGAAGTGGTCACCGAGGAACACGTCTACGCCGCCAAGGAGAAGACCGAGGCCGACCGCTTCGCCGAACTCATCGAGGGCGCGCCGACGCAGGCGAAGGCCATCCTGCTCGCGCTGACTCTCCTGACCGAGAACAAGCCCCGCGACCAGTTCCCGACCCAGCAGATCTACCGGCAGTACCAGACCATCGCGTCGGACCTCGACATGGACCCGCTCTCCGAGCGCCGCGTCCAAGAGATTCTCCAGGAACAGGACTTCCTGAACGTCATCAACTCCGAGACGAAGGGCCGGGGTCGCGGCCGAGGCGTCCACACCAAACACCGACTGCTCGAAGAGCCGGAAATCGTCAAGAAGGTCCTCAACCGGGACTCCCGAATCGCGGACCTCGGCATCTGA
- the thrS gene encoding threonine--tRNA ligase translates to MSQITVVLPDGSELELEEGATVEDAAFEIGPGLGRDTVAGVVNGDLVDKASRLPDGAKLEIVTPSSDEYLDVLRHSAAHVFAQALQRLYPEARLTIGPWTDDGFYYDVYGVELDEEDLEEIEDEAYDIIDEDLAIERFERSREEAFEVYEDNRFKREILDEEAADEESISFYEQGEFEDLCKGPHVESTGEIGGFALLSISGAYWRGDEDNEMLTRVYGTAFESEAELEEFIERREEAEERDHRKIGREMDLFNIPDHSPGCAHYHPNGMTIRRELEDYIRTKNDELGYDEVWTPELNKAELWKPTGHYDTFKEAGEMFAWEQDDTEYGLKPMNCANHASIFDDHQYSYRDLPVRFSEFGTCYRNEQSGELSGLLRVRGFTQDDGHAFIRKDQIREEILSVLDVIDEIYGHFDLDVQYKLETKGDDAVGSDEIWEQATGALKDALSSEGLDYDVEEGEAAFYGPKIGINAVDAIGREWTIGTVQLDFNIPERLDLSYTGEDNDEHRPVMVHRALLGTFERFMGIIIEHFKGNFPTWLAPEQVRILPVSDDNIGYAKQLQNRYLGDFRVEIEDRSWTVGKKIQQAHDDNVPYMLVVGDNEEEAGTISVRDRQERERDDVDVEAFRDHLDEEVESKAIEPNFLE, encoded by the coding sequence ATGAGTCAGATCACGGTCGTCCTTCCGGACGGTTCGGAACTCGAACTGGAGGAGGGAGCCACGGTCGAAGACGCGGCGTTCGAAATCGGCCCCGGTCTCGGCCGCGACACCGTCGCGGGGGTCGTGAACGGCGACCTCGTGGACAAGGCGAGTCGACTGCCCGACGGCGCGAAGCTGGAGATCGTCACGCCCTCCAGCGACGAATACCTCGACGTGCTCCGCCACTCGGCGGCCCACGTCTTCGCCCAAGCCCTCCAGCGTCTCTACCCCGAGGCCCGCCTGACCATCGGGCCGTGGACTGACGACGGGTTCTACTACGACGTCTACGGCGTCGAACTCGACGAGGAGGACCTCGAAGAGATAGAGGACGAGGCCTACGACATCATCGACGAGGACCTCGCCATCGAGCGCTTCGAGCGCTCCCGCGAGGAGGCCTTCGAGGTCTACGAGGACAACCGGTTCAAGCGGGAGATTCTGGACGAGGAGGCCGCCGACGAGGAGTCCATCTCCTTCTACGAGCAGGGCGAGTTCGAGGACCTCTGTAAGGGCCCGCACGTCGAATCGACCGGGGAAATCGGCGGCTTCGCGCTCCTCTCCATCTCCGGCGCGTACTGGCGCGGCGACGAGGACAACGAGATGCTGACCCGCGTCTACGGTACCGCCTTCGAAAGCGAGGCGGAGTTAGAGGAGTTCATCGAGCGCCGCGAGGAGGCCGAGGAGCGCGACCACCGCAAGATCGGCCGCGAGATGGACCTGTTCAACATCCCCGACCACTCGCCGGGGTGTGCCCACTACCACCCCAACGGGATGACCATCCGCCGCGAACTCGAGGATTACATCCGGACGAAGAACGACGAACTGGGCTACGACGAGGTCTGGACGCCCGAACTGAACAAGGCCGAACTCTGGAAGCCCACGGGCCACTACGACACGTTCAAGGAGGCGGGCGAGATGTTCGCGTGGGAGCAGGACGACACCGAGTACGGCCTGAAGCCGATGAACTGCGCGAACCACGCCTCCATCTTCGACGACCACCAGTACTCCTACCGTGACCTGCCGGTCCGGTTCTCGGAGTTCGGCACCTGCTACCGCAACGAGCAGTCGGGCGAACTCTCGGGCCTCCTGCGGGTCCGCGGGTTCACGCAGGACGACGGCCATGCCTTCATCCGGAAGGACCAGATTCGGGAGGAGATTCTGTCGGTCCTCGACGTCATCGACGAGATTTACGGCCACTTCGACCTCGACGTACAGTACAAGCTAGAGACGAAAGGCGACGACGCGGTCGGCAGCGACGAAATCTGGGAGCAGGCGACCGGCGCGCTGAAAGACGCCCTCTCGTCGGAAGGCCTCGACTACGACGTCGAGGAGGGCGAGGCGGCCTTCTACGGTCCGAAAATCGGCATCAACGCCGTGGACGCTATCGGCCGCGAGTGGACCATCGGCACGGTCCAACTCGACTTCAACATCCCCGAGCGACTAGACCTGAGCTACACCGGCGAGGACAACGACGAACACCGCCCCGTGATGGTCCACCGCGCGCTTCTGGGAACCTTCGAGCGCTTCATGGGCATCATCATCGAACACTTCAAGGGCAACTTCCCGACGTGGCTCGCGCCCGAGCAGGTCCGTATCCTGCCCGTGAGCGACGACAACATCGGCTACGCCAAACAGCTCCAGAACCGGTATCTGGGCGACTTCCGCGTCGAAATCGAGGACCGCTCGTGGACGGTCGGCAAGAAGATTCAGCAGGCTCACGACGACAACGTGCCCTACATGCTCGTCGTCGGCGACAACGAGGAGGAGGCCGGGACCATCTCGGTGCGCGACCGACAGGAGCGCGAGCGCGACGACGTGGACGTCGAGGCGTTCCGCGACCATCTGGACGAGGAAGTCGAGAGCAAGGCCATCGAGCCGAACTTCCTCGAATAG
- the gcvT gene encoding glycine cleavage system aminomethyltransferase GcvT produces MTLRKPPLRDVHDAAGATFTEFGGWDMPVEFDSIKAEHRAVREEAGIFDVSHMGQIAVSGPDAERLMQKLTSNDVTELGRGDSQYSMIPDEEGTILDDTVVYRLPEGDDAEFLFVPNAGHDEQMHRRWTEHRDEWGLDATVENVTDEYAMYAVQGPDAPELVSDAADDSVLDLSKFEGRYAEFAGADCWTARTGYTGEDGFELIVPVESAEAVWDLLDCQPCGLGSRDTLRMEMGFLLSGQDFDAEDDPRNPYEAGVGWTVKLDTEFVGRDPLERAKEEGTDDEFVGIKLVDRGVPRHGYDVTDTDDHVVGEVTSGTMSPTLGEPIALGYVPSDFADPGTVVRVVVRGQSKKAKIANVPFLSE; encoded by the coding sequence ATGACGCTTCGGAAGCCGCCGCTGCGCGACGTACACGACGCCGCGGGTGCGACGTTCACGGAGTTCGGCGGGTGGGACATGCCCGTCGAGTTCGACTCCATCAAGGCCGAACACCGCGCGGTCCGGGAGGAGGCCGGCATCTTCGACGTGTCCCACATGGGCCAGATAGCGGTGTCGGGTCCCGACGCCGAGCGACTGATGCAGAAGCTCACGTCCAACGACGTGACCGAACTCGGCCGCGGGGACTCCCAGTACTCGATGATTCCCGACGAGGAGGGAACCATCTTGGACGACACCGTGGTCTACCGACTCCCCGAGGGCGACGACGCCGAGTTCCTCTTCGTCCCCAACGCCGGCCACGACGAGCAGATGCACCGGCGCTGGACCGAGCATCGCGACGAGTGGGGTCTCGACGCCACGGTCGAGAACGTCACCGACGAGTACGCGATGTACGCCGTCCAAGGGCCGGACGCTCCGGAACTCGTCTCGGATGCGGCGGACGACTCGGTGCTGGACCTCTCGAAGTTCGAGGGGCGATACGCCGAGTTCGCCGGAGCCGACTGCTGGACCGCACGCACGGGCTACACCGGCGAAGACGGCTTCGAGTTAATCGTCCCCGTCGAGTCCGCCGAAGCGGTCTGGGACCTGCTGGACTGCCAGCCCTGCGGGTTGGGGTCGCGCGACACCCTCCGCATGGAGATGGGCTTTCTGCTCTCCGGGCAGGACTTCGACGCCGAGGACGACCCCCGCAACCCCTACGAGGCGGGCGTCGGCTGGACGGTCAAACTCGACACGGAGTTCGTCGGCCGGGACCCGCTCGAACGCGCCAAAGAGGAGGGAACCGACGACGAGTTCGTCGGCATCAAACTCGTGGACCGCGGCGTCCCGCGCCACGGCTACGACGTGACCGACACCGACGACCACGTCGTCGGCGAGGTGACCAGCGGGACGATGAGTCCGACGCTCGGCGAACCCATCGCGCTGGGCTACGTGCCGAGCGACTTCGCGGACCCCGGCACGGTGGTCCGCGTCGTGGTCCGCGGCCAGTCGAAAAAAGCAAAGATTGCGAACGTACCATTCCTGAGTGAGTAA
- a CDS encoding zinc-dependent metalloprotease — protein MSLYRSVRAVADASGTGPIDWEAVAEAAKASTDPGSIDMSPSEREGYATDVRDARARVRDVSGAKFDVPDTIEVQNRHHWIDANIDTFRRVMEPVEEHGPEIMPGVARTINTGTMSVMLSVLGKNVLGQYDPLLLAEGDEHALYFVRPNIERIADELDVNYDRFRRWIAFHEVTHAAEFGAAPWLSDHLETRMESGIDALAQGRLDREAFRELDAAMTAVEGYAELLMDGAFDDEYADLREKMEARRQGGDPLSRLVRRMLGLGLKRRQYERGKAFFEAVAARRGIEGATVVWDRPENLPTDDEIDDPERWLARVSP, from the coding sequence GTGAGTCTCTACCGTAGCGTCCGGGCAGTCGCCGACGCCTCCGGCACCGGCCCTATCGACTGGGAAGCCGTCGCCGAGGCGGCGAAAGCGTCCACGGACCCCGGTTCGATAGATATGTCGCCGAGCGAGCGGGAGGGGTACGCGACGGACGTGCGCGACGCCCGTGCCCGTGTCCGCGATGTCTCCGGCGCGAAGTTCGACGTGCCCGACACCATCGAGGTGCAGAATCGCCACCACTGGATCGACGCGAACATCGACACGTTCCGGCGCGTGATGGAACCCGTCGAGGAACACGGACCCGAAATCATGCCGGGCGTCGCCCGGACCATCAACACCGGCACCATGTCGGTGATGCTGTCGGTGCTGGGCAAGAACGTCCTCGGACAGTACGACCCCCTGCTTCTCGCGGAGGGAGACGAACACGCCCTCTACTTCGTCCGACCGAACATCGAGCGCATCGCGGACGAACTCGACGTGAACTACGACCGGTTCCGACGGTGGATAGCCTTCCACGAGGTCACGCACGCCGCGGAGTTCGGCGCGGCCCCGTGGCTCTCCGACCACCTCGAAACGCGGATGGAGTCGGGTATCGACGCGCTGGCACAGGGCCGCCTCGACCGCGAGGCGTTCCGGGAACTCGACGCCGCCATGACCGCCGTCGAGGGGTACGCCGAACTCCTGATGGACGGCGCGTTCGACGACGAGTACGCCGACCTCCGCGAGAAGATGGAGGCCCGCAGGCAGGGCGGCGACCCCCTCTCGCGGCTGGTCCGCCGGATGCTCGGTCTCGGCCTGAAGCGCCGCCAGTACGAGCGCGGCAAGGCCTTCTTCGAGGCGGTCGCCGCCCGGCGCGGCATCGAAGGCGCGACGGTCGTCTGGGACCGCCCGGAGAACCTCCCCACCGACGACGAAATCGACGACCCCGAGCGGTGGCTCGCTCGCGTGAGTCCCTGA